One segment of Desulfosudis oleivorans Hxd3 DNA contains the following:
- a CDS encoding TetR/AcrR family transcriptional regulator — protein MPTPLEKARSNPDSMKARIFASAQKLFAEYGYDGTTTRMIAKDVGIDISTLYYHWGEKKELYMAVLEHFKREIGSKLKEIEAMVRGKSLETRLDVAIDEMCDYLFDRIEVTRLILFSSFIKSRDTDDLGVAISDHISNIAVAMGLAMDKSSITPEAKARVMAMVLSLFSFISGEIFLRPILNIDAPEYVRTVKETLKFTLIPAFTR, from the coding sequence ATGCCCACCCCTCTTGAGAAAGCCCGGTCCAATCCAGACTCCATGAAGGCCAGAATATTTGCGTCGGCCCAGAAGCTGTTTGCCGAATACGGATACGACGGTACCACCACCCGCATGATCGCCAAAGACGTGGGCATCGATATCTCAACGCTTTATTACCACTGGGGGGAGAAAAAAGAGCTCTACATGGCGGTGCTGGAGCATTTCAAAAGAGAGATCGGTTCCAAGCTCAAGGAGATTGAGGCCATGGTGCGGGGCAAGTCTCTTGAAACCCGTCTGGACGTGGCCATTGATGAGATGTGCGACTACCTCTTTGATCGCATTGAGGTGACCCGGCTGATCCTGTTCAGTTCCTTTATTAAGTCCAGGGACACCGACGACCTGGGTGTGGCCATCTCCGATCACATTTCCAACATCGCCGTTGCCATGGGCCTGGCTATGGACAAGAGCAGCATCACACCCGAGGCCAAGGCCCGGGTCATGGCCATGGTGCTTTCCCTGTTCAGTTTTATTTCCGGCGAAATCTTTCTGCGCCCGATTTTAAACATCGACGCACCGGAATATGTCAGGACCGTCAAGGAGACGTTAAAATTTACGCTGATCCCCGCGTTCACGCGGTAG
- a CDS encoding tetratricopeptide repeat protein produces the protein MVEGISRKKVMQGLVVAVLCLMVYWPSLKNGYIWDDDQYVYNNPAVTRPGGLKDIWLTHNMPQYYPMVFTSFRLEHMIWGTDPAGYHAVNLALHTVNALLVLAVFSALAPGIAFATALLFAVHPIQVETVAWITERKNLLALFFLLMATLWYLRHYRTGSTSHYIGTLLFYLCALLSKSAAAWFAVVPLVFAWWKTGGVTRRDLLAAAPLLVMGAGAGLHTAWLEANRVGATGELWHLNSVEHGLLAARILIFYLYKILAPFEFIFFYPRWTIDATAWWQWLFPVLVAGAVFGVIAFRKQTRRDGPALMILYGTALFPVLGFFNVYPMRFSFVADHFAYLATPVIFATVVAAVCLTGRSIKVRFFTETGSAAVFRRVGRAAAVAVIVLLSLKSLGLVENYKNEVALWKSVTAQNPASYAAWNNLGSAYGKIGRHHAALPCFEKAMALRPDLARHAVNLGNALLNVGNSGRALPVLQQAVALAPDNGEAHHLAAIACFNLGLLDCAQTHCRKALDLGTRVRPELIERLSRTGEPE, from the coding sequence ATGGTGGAGGGCATAAGCAGAAAAAAAGTCATGCAGGGCCTGGTGGTGGCGGTGCTCTGTCTGATGGTCTACTGGCCGTCGCTGAAAAACGGTTATATCTGGGATGATGATCAGTATGTGTACAACAACCCGGCCGTGACCCGGCCCGGCGGGCTGAAGGATATCTGGCTGACCCACAACATGCCCCAGTACTATCCCATGGTGTTTACCAGCTTCCGGCTGGAGCACATGATATGGGGCACCGACCCGGCCGGATACCACGCGGTCAACCTGGCCCTGCACACGGTAAACGCCCTTCTGGTGCTGGCGGTATTCTCCGCCCTGGCGCCGGGCATCGCCTTTGCCACGGCCCTGTTGTTTGCCGTGCATCCCATTCAGGTGGAGACCGTGGCCTGGATAACGGAGCGCAAAAACCTGCTGGCCCTTTTTTTTCTGCTGATGGCGACGCTCTGGTATCTCCGGCACTACCGGACCGGCAGCACCAGCCACTACATTGGGACGCTCCTGTTTTACCTGTGCGCCCTGCTGAGCAAATCGGCAGCCGCCTGGTTTGCCGTGGTGCCCCTGGTTTTTGCATGGTGGAAAACCGGCGGCGTCACCCGGCGGGATCTGTTAGCGGCTGCCCCCCTGCTGGTCATGGGCGCGGGCGCCGGGCTGCACACGGCCTGGCTTGAGGCAAACCGGGTGGGGGCCACGGGAGAGCTCTGGCACCTGAATTCCGTGGAACACGGGCTGCTGGCCGCGCGCATTCTTATTTTTTACCTGTACAAAATCCTGGCGCCTTTTGAATTTATCTTCTTCTACCCAAGATGGACCATAGATGCCACTGCCTGGTGGCAGTGGCTTTTTCCGGTACTGGTGGCAGGCGCGGTGTTCGGTGTGATTGCCTTCCGGAAACAGACCCGCCGAGACGGACCGGCCCTGATGATCCTCTACGGGACCGCTCTTTTTCCGGTGCTGGGATTCTTTAATGTCTATCCCATGCGCTTTTCCTTTGTGGCCGACCACTTTGCCTACCTGGCCACGCCGGTGATCTTTGCCACTGTTGTTGCCGCGGTTTGTCTTACAGGGAGGTCCATCAAGGTCCGCTTTTTTACCGAAACGGGGTCAGCAGCCGTTTTCCGCCGGGTGGGCCGGGCGGCGGCCGTTGCCGTCATCGTGCTGCTGAGTCTCAAAAGCCTGGGGCTGGTGGAAAACTACAAAAACGAAGTGGCCTTGTGGAAAAGCGTGACAGCCCAAAACCCCGCCTCCTATGCCGCATGGAACAACCTGGGCAGCGCCTATGGTAAAATCGGGCGGCATCATGCCGCCCTGCCGTGCTTTGAAAAGGCCATGGCACTTCGGCCGGACCTGGCGAGACACGCCGTCAACCTGGGCAATGCCCTTCTGAATGTGGGGAACTCAGGCCGGGCCCTTCCCGTTCTGCAACAGGCCGTGGCCCTGGCGCCGGACAATGGCGAGGCCCATCACCTGGCCGCCATTGCCTGTTTCAACCTGGGGCTGCTTGACTGTGCCCAAACCCACTGCCGGAAGGCCCTGGACCTGGGAACACGGGTCAGGCCGGAACTGATCGAACGGCTCAGCCGGACCGGTGAGCCGGAATGA
- a CDS encoding SDR family oxidoreductase: MALNPKAVGMDLDPVVREYTWKDVVLYALGVGAGFSDLDYCYEKNLKVIPSFSIAAIFDFLIQLGIKSELNLAGLLHAEQELIFHNPIPVNGKLTTKGRITNMYDKGPKGAIIVGETDTFAEDGTKLFTSIVTLFARFDGGFGGPDAPKNPIVMPDRAPDLEVEDCPSPNQPLLYRLSGDVNPLHVDTDFAKMAGFQQPIMHGLCTHGYACRLLIGSLIPGQPEKARRMACRFTRTLIPGDPIKLQVWKEGDGKAFWRVVNPRTGDIVIDLGVFEYGDIPKDEIRFDDRVAIITGAGGGLGRTYALELAKRGAKVVVNDLGGARDGSGKGSSSAADKVVEEIKKAGGEAVANYDNVATAKGGENIVKSAVKAFGKVDILINNAGILRDKSFLKMEPENWDAVMAVHLQGAYNVTRPAFKVMKENGYGRIIMTTSAAGLYGNFGQTNYSSAKMALVGFMNTLKLEGGKYDIKVNTIAPIAASRLTEDIMPPDIFAKMAPEYVSAMTLYLCSDRCPVNGNIYNAGMGFFNRAAVITGPGVVLAGGEDGFPTAEAIRDNLPRVSALKNGKPYYQLNDQVGDAMTALMNPPSADTGDTAAPQAEAPAAAGSVKDYFASMTDHFVKEAAAGVDVVFNFLISGGGGGDWHCIIKDQTCTVKTGAAGKATCTIKMADGDFLDMMSGRLAPMAAYSSGKLVIEGDVMKSQLIEKVFKQ; encoded by the coding sequence ATGGCGTTAAATCCAAAGGCCGTCGGAATGGATCTGGATCCGGTGGTCAGGGAGTACACGTGGAAGGACGTGGTTTTGTACGCCCTGGGCGTGGGGGCCGGGTTTTCGGACCTGGACTACTGTTATGAAAAAAACCTGAAGGTCATTCCCAGCTTTTCCATTGCCGCGATTTTCGATTTTCTCATTCAGCTGGGCATCAAGTCGGAGTTGAACCTTGCCGGCCTGCTGCATGCCGAGCAGGAGCTGATTTTTCACAATCCCATTCCCGTCAACGGTAAGCTGACCACAAAGGGCCGCATCACCAACATGTATGACAAGGGGCCCAAGGGCGCCATCATTGTGGGCGAAACCGACACCTTTGCCGAGGATGGAACCAAACTCTTTACCAGCATCGTCACCCTGTTTGCCCGGTTTGACGGGGGCTTTGGCGGGCCGGACGCACCCAAGAACCCGATTGTTATGCCCGATCGCGCCCCTGACCTGGAGGTGGAGGATTGCCCGTCGCCCAACCAGCCACTTCTGTACCGGCTCTCCGGCGATGTGAATCCACTGCATGTGGACACCGATTTTGCCAAGATGGCCGGTTTTCAGCAGCCCATCATGCATGGCCTGTGTACCCACGGTTATGCCTGCCGGCTGCTCATCGGCAGCCTGATTCCGGGCCAGCCGGAAAAGGCCCGCCGCATGGCATGCCGGTTCACCCGCACCCTGATCCCCGGTGATCCCATCAAGCTCCAGGTGTGGAAAGAGGGCGACGGCAAGGCCTTCTGGCGGGTGGTCAATCCCAGGACCGGCGATATTGTCATCGACCTGGGCGTGTTCGAGTACGGCGATATTCCGAAAGATGAAATCCGGTTTGACGACCGGGTGGCCATTATCACCGGCGCCGGCGGCGGCCTGGGGCGGACATATGCCCTGGAACTGGCCAAACGCGGCGCCAAAGTGGTTGTTAACGATCTGGGCGGTGCCCGCGACGGCTCAGGCAAAGGATCCTCCTCCGCAGCCGACAAGGTAGTTGAAGAGATCAAGAAAGCCGGTGGCGAGGCGGTGGCCAATTATGACAACGTGGCCACGGCCAAAGGCGGCGAAAACATCGTTAAATCGGCCGTAAAAGCGTTCGGCAAGGTCGATATTCTCATCAATAACGCCGGTATTCTGCGGGACAAGAGCTTCCTTAAAATGGAACCGGAAAACTGGGACGCCGTCATGGCCGTGCATCTTCAGGGCGCTTACAATGTGACCCGCCCGGCTTTCAAGGTTATGAAGGAAAACGGTTACGGCCGTATTATCATGACCACCTCGGCAGCCGGTCTGTACGGCAATTTCGGCCAGACCAATTACTCTTCCGCCAAAATGGCCCTGGTCGGGTTTATGAATACCCTCAAACTGGAAGGGGGAAAGTACGATATCAAGGTCAATACCATTGCGCCCATCGCGGCTTCCCGGCTGACCGAAGATATCATGCCCCCCGATATTTTCGCCAAAATGGCTCCCGAATATGTCAGCGCCATGACGCTTTACCTGTGCAGCGACCGCTGCCCGGTAAACGGTAACATTTACAATGCCGGCATGGGCTTTTTCAACCGGGCCGCTGTTATAACCGGCCCCGGCGTTGTGCTGGCCGGTGGTGAGGATGGATTCCCAACAGCGGAAGCTATTCGCGACAATCTGCCGCGGGTTTCTGCTTTAAAGAACGGCAAACCCTATTACCAGCTGAATGATCAGGTCGGCGATGCCATGACCGCCCTGATGAACCCGCCATCCGCCGACACCGGCGACACCGCGGCCCCCCAGGCGGAGGCCCCGGCAGCAGCCGGATCGGTTAAGGACTATTTCGCTTCCATGACCGACCATTTTGTCAAAGAGGCGGCCGCGGGTGTTGATGTTGTTTTTAACTTCCTGATTTCCGGTGGCGGCGGCGGTGACTGGCACTGCATCATTAAAGACCAGACCTGCACGGTGAAAACCGGCGCAGCCGGTAAGGCCACCTGCACCATTAAAATGGCGGACGGCGATTTTCTTGACATGATGTCCGGCAGGCTGGCGCCCATGGCGGCCTATTCATCGGGCAAGCTGGTTATTGAAGGCGATGTCATGAAATCCCAGCTGATTGAAAAAGTGTTTAAACAATAA
- a CDS encoding RNA 2'-phosphotransferase has product MANQKENKKLARVIAYMLGQAPAEFGLVPDASGYVKIKELIKALHEEEGWRHVRASMLNTLVLTLDDVPFEIQDDKIRTKDQTPGAPAEPVSGLPKLLYTCVRQRAHGRVAQAGITPSFAEAVVLSPDREMAQRIGKRRDPDPVVLVVETRAALENGVAFRQTEGDLFLADFIPVGCFTGPPVAPPRPSKPRPEPAEAPLPGTQTRAGTFFPAPDENYGTAKPGRPKGRKKDIEWKKARKHSRKNKENGWAEN; this is encoded by the coding sequence ATGGCAAACCAGAAGGAAAACAAAAAACTGGCAAGGGTCATCGCCTACATGCTGGGCCAGGCCCCGGCCGAGTTCGGCCTGGTGCCGGACGCGTCGGGATACGTCAAGATCAAGGAGCTGATCAAGGCCCTGCACGAGGAGGAGGGGTGGCGCCATGTGCGGGCGTCCATGCTCAATACGCTTGTGCTGACCCTTGACGACGTGCCCTTTGAAATACAGGACGACAAAATTCGCACGAAGGATCAGACGCCGGGCGCACCGGCAGAACCGGTTTCAGGCCTTCCCAAACTTCTTTACACCTGCGTTCGACAGCGGGCCCATGGCCGGGTGGCCCAGGCCGGCATCACCCCCTCCTTTGCCGAGGCAGTAGTGCTGTCGCCGGACCGGGAAATGGCCCAGCGCATCGGCAAGCGCCGGGACCCGGACCCGGTGGTGCTGGTGGTGGAGACCCGGGCCGCCCTGGAAAACGGCGTGGCGTTCCGGCAGACCGAGGGCGACCTGTTTCTGGCTGACTTTATTCCCGTCGGCTGCTTTACCGGTCCGCCGGTGGCCCCACCCCGCCCCTCCAAACCCAGACCTGAACCGGCCGAAGCGCCGCTGCCCGGCACGCAGACCCGGGCCGGCACTTTTTTCCCGGCGCCGGATGAAAACTACGGCACCGCAAAACCGGGACGCCCCAAAGGCAGAAAAAAAGATATTGAATGGAAAAAGGCCCGAAAGCACAGCCGTAAGAACAAAGAGAATGGCTGGGCTGAGAACTGA
- a CDS encoding response regulator, with protein MKENGSTSSAQALQALENTLVDLCDKGPTAQGLVFPADIGHEIRTALTGILKITALLEATRLDEQQKDHIRSIRFSTDAVLALINDILDFSDIASGAVKLAAVPFDLHDTVEGTADLVAAGVQQKPLEVAVLIDTPVPKQVVGDPARLRQVLVNLGTTALKLTESGEIVFVVKKRPTTNDSTVIEFEISYTGTEPAKTKPGTPSPAPDRADGAVTRATGNLGLAISRHLAGLMGGDITVASGRDRGNTFRFTCRFDTPASLSGSSFSATDSIQGMRCLVVGDDPTGHKVLDWYIHRWGGVCKHCDSRKDAVQWLETSARALPFDAVITDFLHGNPHKYKTIAAAIRQEACAATVPLLCLIPRERTGDASFLRHYGYHAYLTKPVRQVHLYNALTSIRNRTVENNPGVPGDTRLSAPSPEETPAYKGHALVVDDNPVNRKVLVAMLTRHKISCDVVENGKQAVAACARKHYDLVFMDCLMPVMDGYEATKKIREARKALPIIAITADVVPETRDRCLAAGMNDYITKPFKMQDLLDMTDRYLKESK; from the coding sequence ATGAAAGAAAACGGCTCAACATCCAGCGCCCAGGCTCTCCAGGCTCTTGAGAATACTTTGGTTGACCTTTGCGACAAAGGGCCAACGGCTCAGGGTCTGGTGTTCCCGGCCGATATCGGCCACGAGATTCGGACCGCTCTCACCGGTATTCTGAAAATTACCGCGCTGCTGGAGGCAACCCGTCTGGATGAACAGCAGAAAGATCACATCCGGTCCATCCGATTTTCCACGGACGCCGTCCTGGCCCTGATCAACGATATTCTGGATTTTTCGGATATCGCGTCCGGCGCCGTTAAGCTGGCGGCCGTTCCCTTTGACCTGCACGACACAGTGGAAGGAACCGCCGACCTGGTGGCCGCCGGGGTACAGCAAAAACCACTGGAAGTGGCGGTACTGATCGATACCCCCGTACCAAAACAGGTGGTGGGGGATCCGGCCCGGCTGCGCCAGGTGCTGGTCAATCTGGGCACCACCGCCCTCAAGCTTACCGAATCCGGCGAGATTGTTTTTGTCGTAAAAAAACGCCCCACAACAAACGACAGTACGGTGATCGAATTTGAAATCTCTTACACCGGCACGGAGCCGGCAAAAACAAAACCGGGCACCCCTTCCCCTGCTCCGGACCGGGCCGATGGCGCTGTGACCCGGGCCACCGGCAACCTGGGCCTGGCCATCTCCCGGCATCTGGCAGGCCTGATGGGCGGTGATATTACGGTGGCAAGCGGCCGGGACAGGGGCAACACCTTTCGATTCACCTGCCGGTTCGACACCCCCGCATCCCTTTCCGGCTCATCCTTTTCCGCCACAGACAGCATTCAGGGCATGCGGTGCCTGGTGGTGGGCGATGATCCCACCGGCCACAAGGTCCTGGACTGGTATATTCACCGGTGGGGAGGGGTCTGCAAACACTGCGACAGCCGGAAGGACGCGGTGCAGTGGCTGGAGACATCGGCCCGCGCCCTGCCCTTTGACGCGGTAATCACCGATTTTTTGCACGGCAACCCGCATAAGTACAAAACCATTGCCGCGGCCATTCGGCAGGAGGCCTGCGCCGCCACCGTACCCCTGCTCTGCCTGATCCCCAGAGAAAGGACCGGAGACGCCTCCTTTCTGCGACACTACGGCTATCATGCCTACCTGACCAAGCCGGTCCGGCAGGTTCATCTTTATAACGCGTTGACCAGCATTCGAAACAGGACCGTTGAGAACAACCCCGGAGTGCCGGGCGACACCCGGCTTTCCGCTCCATCACCGGAGGAAACGCCGGCATATAAGGGCCACGCCCTGGTGGTGGACGACAACCCGGTCAACCGGAAGGTGCTGGTGGCCATGCTGACCCGGCATAAAATCAGTTGTGATGTGGTGGAAAACGGGAAACAGGCCGTGGCCGCGTGCGCGCGGAAACACTATGACCTGGTTTTCATGGACTGCCTGATGCCGGTGATGGACGGCTATGAGGCAACGAAAAAAATACGGGAAGCCCGCAAGGCCCTTCCCATTATCGCCATCACCGCCGACGTGGTGCCGGAGACCCGGGACCGCTGCCTTGCGGCCGGCATGAACGATTACATCACCAAGCCCTTCAAGATGCAGGATCTGCTGGATATGACGGACCGGTACCTCAAGGAAAGCAAATAG
- the hemL gene encoding glutamate-1-semialdehyde 2,1-aminomutase, with protein sequence MNQTRSKALFKEAAVLIPGGVNSPVRAGKAVGTTPLFIDRAQGAEIVDADGNVYIDYIGSWGPMILGHRHSAVMAAIETVLKRGLSFGASTDLEARLARMVADAVPSIEMVRMVNSGTEATMSAIRLARGITGRDGLVKFDGCYHGHADMLLVDAGSGVATQAIPGSPGVPADVVRHTISLPYNNTAALKDCLDRKGEQIACVIVEPVAGNMGMVEPDPGFLSALRKETEKHGCLLIFDEVMSGFRVAYGGAQARYRITPDITCLGKVIGGGMPVGAYGGSRQIMKHIAPEGNIYQAGTLSGNPVAMAAGIATLSELKKPGVYEALEARTRRLADGLARAAADAGVPVQAHAVGAMLGLFFADRPVTDFASAKTSDLSRFAAYYRAMLEKGIFLAPSQFEAIFVSTAHTDDHIDRTVNAAKAVFADL encoded by the coding sequence ATGAACCAGACCCGGTCAAAAGCCCTTTTTAAAGAGGCGGCAGTCCTTATTCCCGGCGGCGTGAACAGCCCGGTGCGGGCGGGAAAGGCCGTCGGCACCACGCCTCTTTTTATCGACCGCGCCCAGGGCGCGGAAATTGTGGACGCGGACGGCAACGTCTATATCGACTATATCGGATCATGGGGCCCCATGATTCTGGGTCACCGTCATTCAGCGGTAATGGCGGCTATTGAGACGGTTTTAAAAAGAGGTTTGAGCTTCGGGGCCTCCACCGACCTGGAGGCCCGGCTGGCCCGGATGGTGGCGGACGCCGTGCCCTCCATCGAAATGGTGCGCATGGTCAACTCCGGCACCGAGGCCACCATGAGCGCCATTCGCCTGGCCCGCGGCATCACCGGCCGGGACGGGCTGGTCAAGTTTGACGGCTGCTACCACGGCCATGCCGACATGCTGCTGGTGGATGCCGGTTCCGGCGTGGCCACCCAGGCCATTCCCGGCAGCCCGGGCGTACCGGCTGACGTGGTGCGCCATACCATCTCCCTGCCGTACAACAATACGGCGGCCCTGAAGGATTGCCTGGACCGGAAGGGTGAGCAGATCGCCTGCGTGATCGTTGAGCCGGTGGCCGGCAACATGGGCATGGTGGAACCCGATCCCGGGTTCTTGTCCGCCCTCCGAAAGGAGACGGAAAAACACGGCTGCCTGCTGATCTTTGACGAGGTGATGAGCGGTTTCCGGGTGGCCTATGGCGGGGCCCAGGCCCGGTACAGGATCACGCCGGACATCACCTGCCTGGGCAAGGTCATCGGCGGCGGCATGCCGGTGGGGGCCTACGGCGGCAGCCGGCAGATCATGAAACACATCGCGCCCGAAGGCAACATCTACCAGGCCGGCACCCTGTCCGGCAATCCCGTGGCCATGGCCGCGGGCATTGCCACGCTGTCGGAACTGAAGAAGCCCGGCGTTTATGAAGCGCTGGAAGCCAGGACCCGGCGCCTGGCCGACGGCCTGGCCCGAGCCGCGGCTGATGCCGGTGTACCGGTACAGGCCCATGCCGTGGGCGCCATGCTGGGGCTTTTTTTCGCCGACCGGCCGGTTACCGATTTTGCATCGGCAAAGACCAGTGACCTTTCCCGGTTTGCCGCCTATTACCGGGCCATGCTGGAAAAGGGAATTTTTCTTGCCCCGTCACAGTTCGAGGCGATTTTTGTTTCCACGGCCCACACCGACGATCATATCGACAGGACAGTGAATGCGGCAAAGGCGGTGTTCGCGGATTTGTGA
- a CDS encoding DUF1846 domain-containing protein, which translates to MTQKAIFDNDRYLREQAEEIRQRIRQFGDKLYLEFGGKLMFDYHAARVLPGYDPNIKIRLLQELKDQAEVLICIHAGDIERKKLRADFGITYETDILKIIDDLKKWEVRVRGVIITRFEKQPAAVIFKNKLERRGVDVFIHYFTKGYPTDVDLIVSEEGYGVNDYIPTDAPLVIVTGPGPGSGKMATCLSQMYHDNRRGIKAGYAKFETFPVWNLPLKHPVNAAYEAATADLADINMIDPFHLEAYGTQAVNYNRDVDIFPVLRRILEKISGDTCCYRSPTEMGVNRVGFAITDDEGAKTAAKQELIRRYLRYQCEYVLGLSDKKTLQRAELLMKEYNLTVEDRPVVGPAREAAEAAEQDPRLGSNGACFGAAIQLKDGTIIAGSNSPRMHGASSVITRALKHLAGIPAKIHLLPQNICDTVTDLKTNILGGKSMSLDLQETLIALAISAISNHTVELAMEGLKEFRGCEMHMTHLPSPGDEEGIRRLGVNLTTDPVFMSNDLYTM; encoded by the coding sequence ATGACACAAAAAGCGATTTTCGATAATGACCGGTACCTGCGGGAGCAGGCGGAAGAAATCCGGCAGCGGATTCGGCAGTTCGGCGACAAACTCTACCTGGAGTTCGGCGGCAAGCTGATGTTTGACTATCACGCGGCCCGGGTCCTGCCCGGATATGACCCCAACATCAAGATCCGCCTGCTCCAGGAGCTCAAAGATCAGGCCGAAGTGCTGATCTGCATTCACGCCGGTGATATTGAGCGGAAAAAACTGAGGGCCGATTTCGGCATCACCTATGAAACCGACATTCTGAAAATCATCGATGACCTGAAAAAGTGGGAAGTGCGGGTCCGGGGGGTGATCATCACCCGATTTGAAAAGCAGCCGGCCGCCGTGATCTTCAAAAACAAGCTGGAACGTCGGGGGGTCGATGTTTTCATCCACTATTTTACAAAAGGATACCCCACGGACGTGGACCTGATTGTCAGTGAAGAGGGCTACGGCGTCAACGACTACATTCCCACGGACGCGCCTCTGGTGATCGTGACCGGGCCGGGGCCGGGCAGCGGCAAGATGGCCACCTGCCTCTCCCAGATGTACCACGACAACCGGCGTGGCATCAAGGCGGGGTATGCCAAATTCGAAACCTTCCCTGTGTGGAACCTGCCCCTCAAACACCCGGTGAACGCCGCCTACGAGGCGGCCACGGCGGACCTGGCCGATATCAACATGATCGACCCTTTCCACCTGGAGGCCTATGGCACCCAGGCGGTGAACTACAACCGGGATGTGGATATCTTTCCGGTGCTGCGGCGGATTCTTGAAAAGATTTCCGGCGACACCTGCTGTTACAGGTCTCCCACGGAGATGGGGGTCAACCGGGTGGGGTTTGCCATCACCGATGATGAAGGGGCAAAGACCGCCGCCAAACAGGAGTTGATCCGCCGGTACCTGCGGTACCAGTGCGAATATGTCCTGGGACTGAGCGACAAAAAGACCCTTCAGCGGGCCGAACTGCTGATGAAGGAGTACAACCTTACCGTGGAGGACCGGCCGGTGGTGGGCCCGGCCCGGGAAGCGGCTGAAGCCGCGGAACAGGACCCCAGGCTGGGCAGCAATGGGGCATGTTTCGGCGCCGCCATTCAACTGAAAGACGGCACCATTATCGCGGGCAGTAACTCTCCCCGCATGCACGGCGCATCCAGCGTGATCACCCGGGCATTGAAGCACCTGGCCGGCATTCCGGCCAAGATCCACCTGCTGCCCCAGAACATCTGCGACACCGTGACCGACCTGAAAACCAACATCCTGGGCGGGAAAAGCATGAGCCTGGACCTTCAGGAAACCCTGATCGCCCTGGCCATCAGCGCCATCAGCAACCATACCGTGGAGTTGGCCATGGAAGGGCTAAAGGAGTTCCGGGGGTGCGAGATGCACATGACCCACCTGCCCTCCCCCGGCGACGAGGAGGGCATCCGGCGGCTGGGCGTGAACCTGACCACCGACCCGGTGTTCATGTCCAATGATCTGTATACGATGTAG
- a CDS encoding class I SAM-dependent methyltransferase: MTTTWDQVEAHADEHGFIPEKIYSQQCHLFPVCPPQDPVAAEIETAFWHAYLSRTRRFKKSPMYLDLFRYEWYEGRRRGGFWGYIEKTVRDLVCAPDPKITILSAGCGRDLLKVGLAAGIWESTAPPKIQGTYREVDMKYFRLKKPEARILVTEFADHNLALLRDTVEQMIARGLATEEMLAVRRWDFRKRTPLATASQEMVIFALTGNYCARTEQPFILREIARTIKPGGYLIASTISDRLDFHRAGTLMGKIRVLFDTPLAVPVLSDFWPWQARFARIASRMNNLGFWANVAAEEWMEFLRPAGMVQVRIYPGTSPFLPVEVLVAGKKDNPE, translated from the coding sequence ATGACCACGACTTGGGACCAGGTGGAAGCCCATGCCGACGAACACGGCTTTATTCCTGAAAAAATCTATTCACAACAGTGCCACCTGTTTCCCGTGTGCCCGCCCCAGGACCCGGTGGCCGCGGAAATTGAGACCGCCTTCTGGCATGCCTACCTGTCCAGGACCCGCCGGTTCAAAAAAAGCCCCATGTACCTGGACCTGTTCCGCTACGAGTGGTACGAAGGCAGAAGGCGGGGGGGCTTCTGGGGCTATATTGAAAAAACCGTTCGGGATCTTGTTTGCGCTCCTGATCCGAAAATAACCATTCTTTCCGCGGGCTGCGGCCGGGACCTGCTCAAGGTGGGACTGGCCGCCGGCATCTGGGAATCCACGGCGCCGCCCAAAATTCAAGGCACCTACCGGGAAGTGGATATGAAGTACTTCCGCTTAAAAAAACCGGAGGCACGCATTCTGGTCACCGAGTTTGCCGATCACAACCTGGCCCTGCTGCGTGACACCGTAGAACAGATGATCGCGCGAGGACTGGCAACAGAAGAGATGCTGGCGGTGCGGCGCTGGGATTTTCGCAAGCGGACCCCACTTGCCACAGCCAGCCAGGAGATGGTGATCTTTGCCCTGACCGGCAACTACTGCGCCCGGACCGAACAGCCCTTTATTCTCCGGGAAATCGCGCGGACCATAAAACCCGGCGGCTATTTGATCGCATCCACCATCAGCGACAGGCTGGACTTTCACCGGGCCGGAACCCTGATGGGAAAAATCCGCGTCCTTTTCGACACGCCCCTGGCCGTTCCCGTGCTGTCGGACTTCTGGCCCTGGCAGGCCCGGTTTGCAAGGATCGCCAGCCGAATGAACAACCTGGGGTTCTGGGCCAATGTGGCGGCAGAGGAGTGGATGGAATTTCTTCGGCCCGCTGGTATGGTGCAGGTCCGTATTTATCCCGGTACCTCGCCTTTTCTGCCGGTGGAGGTACTGGTGGCCGGGAAGAAGGATAACCCGGAATGA